In the genome of Plasmodium yoelii strain 17X genome assembly, chromosome: 14, one region contains:
- a CDS encoding subpellicular microtubule protein 2, putative, with protein sequence MEHYNYAGLSSERLDHLKNLDIRKRSVFNGNNFSCGNNIYEILHNCPNEKKHIADECFLKYNRKHRSNDMNYAGLQSEIKNDIDIRNRRVKHDINNHGGILKDIIQNNVSGTELNDSKRFFSDKGHVLTPKRALSRHVNDSEIDKYFSTKYAVTDKSSGRTEIMVERKPGCSNIIVQNFSEFDAYATYKKQDARKNRRDSFVHTKMGIVPRDDASSTNKSSKAQAIFTDIHRSDNIAPDKYWLCPTVESENKNKLNIR encoded by the exons ATGGAACATTATAATTATGCTGGATTGAGTTCCGAACGTTTGGACCATTTAAAAAATCTTGATATCAGAAAAAGATCTGTATTtaatggaaataatttttcatgtGGTAATAACATTTATGAAATTTTGCATAATTGCCCTAATGAGAAAAAACATATAGCAGATGaatgttttttaaaatacaaTCGCAAACACAGAAGCAATGATATGAATTATGCAGGTTTGCAAtcagaaattaaaaatgatatcgATATAAGAAATAGAAGAGTTAAACATGATATAAACAACCATGGGGGAATATTAAAGGAcattatacaaaataatgtAAGTGGTACAGAATTAAATGATTCAAAACGTTTTTTTTCTGACAAAGGACATGTATTAACACCGAAAAGAGCATTATCTAGGCATGTTAATGATAGTGAAAtcgataaatatttttctacGAAATATGCGGTAACAGATAAATCAAGTGGTAGAACAGAAATTATGGTGGAAAGAAAGCCTGGTTGTTCCAATATTATTGTTCAAAACTTTTCAGAATTTGATGCATATGCAACTTATAAAAAACAAGATGCTAGAAAAAACAGAAGGGACTCGTTTGTTCATACCAAAATG GGAATAGTTCCAAGAGACGATGCATCCAGTACCAATAAGAGCAGCAAAGCACAAGCCATATTTACTGACATTCATAGAAGTGATAACATAGCTCCAGATAAATATTGGCTGTGCCCAACAGTTGaaagtgaaaataaaaataaactaaatattagataa
- a CDS encoding ATP-dependent protease subunit ClpQ, putative — translation MFFKSLSNIIKPRKQITTAIQRSYFSDNGKIVIPRHGTTILCVRKNNEVCLIGDGMVSQGTMIVKGNAKKIRRLKDNILMGFAGATADCFTLLDKFETKIDEYPNQLLRSCVELAKLWRTDRYLRHLEAVLIVADKDTLLEVTGNGDVLEPSGNVLGTGSGGPYAMAAARALYDIENLSAKDIAYKAMNIAADMCCHTNHNFICETL, via the exons atgttttttaaatccctttcaaatataattaaaccaCGAAAGCAAATAACCACAGCAATTCAA AGAAGCTACTTTTCCGATAATGGAAAAATTGTAATACCGCGGCATGGAACTACGATATTATGCGTACGCAAAAACAATGAAGTg TGTTTAATCGGTGATGGAATGGTTTCCCAAGGAACAATG ATAGTTAAAGGAAACgcgaaaaaaataagaagGCTAAAAGATAACATTTTAATGGGTTTCGCAGGTGCTACAGCAGATTGTTTTACCTTATTAGACAAATTCGAAACCAAAATTGATGAATATCCaa ATCAACTTCTGAGAAGCTGTGTTGAATTAGCCAAATTATGGAGAACTGATAGATATTTACGACATTTGGAAGCAGTATTAATAGTGGCCGACAAGGACACTTTATTAGAGGTAACTGGAAATGGTGACGTTTTAGAACCATCTGGAAATGTTTTAGGCACAGGATCGGGAGGTCCATATGCAATGGCAGCCGCACGGGCTTTATACGATATCGAAAATTTATCTGCTAAGGACATTGCTTATAAAGCTATGAATATTGCAGCTGATATGTGCTGTCACACGAATCATAACTTTATATGCGAAACATTgtag